A segment of the Spirochaeta isovalerica genome:
ATAATTCCCCGGGAATAGGCGAAAAGGACAACCTTCAGTAAAATTGCCGGATCATAAGCGGGAGCTCCCGTTTCATCATTTGCATATTTATTATTGAAGACAGATAGATCGAGACTATCTATTACTCTGTTTAAAGTATGCTCAAAGGTGTCGGGTAATATCTGATTTTTCAAATTAACAGGAATCATCAGCTGCTGATCATAGGAATAATACTTGTATCGGGCCATATTTCCCTCCCAGTTAAGAAAATTTTACCACGATTGGTTTATAACTGAAAGGAAAATGACTTATTCTACAGGCTCAACGCCCGCATAACGAGCAGAATTGTTCCTGTAGCAAAGCGGAAGGATTT
Coding sequences within it:
- a CDS encoding transposase; its protein translation is MARYKYYSYDQQLMIPVNLKNQILPDTFEHTLNRVIDSLDLSVFNNKYANDETGAPAYDPAILLKVVLFAYSRGIISSRKIARLCEENIVCMALAADTKPHFTTIADFISS